The Penicillium oxalicum strain HP7-1 chromosome IV, whole genome shotgun sequence genome contains a region encoding:
- a CDS encoding NADPH--cytochrome reductase, which translates to MAQLDTLDLIVLVALLVGSVAYFTKGTYWAIPKDPYANSPATLNGAAKSGKTRNIIEKMDETGKNCVIFYGSQTGTAEDYASRLAKEGSQRFGLKTMVADIEDYDYENLDQFPEDKVAFFVLATYGEGEPTDNAVEFYQFFTGDDVAFESGATAEDSPLSSLKYVAFGLGNNTYEHYNAMVRRIDAAFTKMGAQRIGTAGEGDDGAGTMEEDFLAWKEPMWTALSDAMGLQERETSYEPVFSVTENEDKSPEDESVYLGEPTSAHRAGQPKGPYSAHNPYIAPIVESRELFTVKDRNCLHMEISIAGSNLSYQTGDHIAIWPTNAGAEVDRFLQVFGLEEKRHTVIDIKGIDVTAKVPIPTPTTYDAAIRYYMEVCAPVSRQFVSTLAPFAPDEDSKAEIVRLGNDKDYFHEKIANQCFNIAQALQAISSKPFSAVPFSLLIEGLNKLQPRYYSISSSSAVQKDKISITAVVESVRLPGASHFVKGVTTNYLLALKQKQNGDPSPDPHGMTYAIKGPRNKYDGIHVPVHVRHSNFKLPSDPSKPIIMVGPGTGVAPFRGFIQERASLAAKGEKVGTTVLFFGCRKRDEDFLYQDEFKTYQEQMGDSLKIITAFSREGPNKVYVQHRLKEHAQLVSDLLKEKANFYVCGDAANMAREVNIVLGSIIAEQRGMPSEKGEEMVKHMRSSGSYQEDVWS; encoded by the exons ATGGCGCAACTCGATACCCTTGATCTGATCGTGCTGGTGGCGCTCTTGGTGGGCAGCGTGGCCTATTTCACCAAGGGCACCTACTGGGCCATCCCCAAAGACCCTTATGCCAATTCCCCCGCCACCTTGAACGGTGCCGCCAAGAGCGGCAAGACTCGCAATATTATTGAAAAGATGGACGAGACTGGCAAGAACTGCGTGATTTTCTATGGCTCACAGACTGGCACCGCCGAGGATTACGCCTCGCGTCTGGCCAAGGAGGGCTCTCAACGGTTTGGTCTCAAGACCATGGTCGCCGACATTGAGGACTACGACTACGAAAATCTGGATCAATTCCCCGAGGACAAGGTGGCCTTTTTCGTGCTGGCAACTTATGGCGAGGGCGAGCCGACGGACAACGCGGTCGAGTTCTATCAGTTCTTCACTGGAGACGATGTCGCCTTTGAGAGTGGCGCCACCGCCGAAGACTCGCCACTTTCCTCTCTCAAGTACGTCGCATTTGGACTCGGGAATAACACCTACGAACACTACAACGCTATGGTCCGTCGTATCGACGCTGCCTTCACCAAGATGGGCGCGCAGCGCATCGGTACCGCCGGTGAAGGCGATGACGGTGCGGGGACGATGGAGGAAGATTTCCTCGCGTGGAAGGAGCCAATGTGGACTGCACTCTCCGATGCGATGGGTCTCCAGGAAAGAGAAACTTCATACGAGCCTGTTTTCTCCGTGACTGAGAATGAGGATAAATCACCCGAGGACGAGTCGGTGTATCTCGGAGAGCCTACCTCTGCGCACCGGGCCGGCCAGCCCAAGGGACCCTACTCTGCTCACAACCCGTACATTGCCCCAATCGTTGAATCTCGTGAACTGTTCACTGTCAAAGACCGCAACTGCCTGCACATGGAAATCAGCATTGCTGGAAGCAATCTCAGCTACCAGACTGGTGATCACATCGCCATCTGGCCCACCAACGCGGGTGCCGAAGTTGACCGGTTCCTCCAGGTCTTCGGTCTCGAGGAAAAGCGTCACACTGTGATTGATATCAAGGGAATCGATGTCACCGCCAAGGTCCCAATCCCTACTCCCACCACCTACGACGCTGCGATCCGCTACTACATGGAAGTGTGCGCTCCAGTCTCTCGTCAATTTGTCTCGACGCTGGCTCCATTCGCCCCTGATGAGGACAGCAAGGCTGAAATCGTTCGATTGGGTAACGACAAGGATTATTTCCATGAGAAAATTGCAAACCAGTGCTTCAACATCGCCCAGGCACTGCAGGCCATTAGCTCCAAGCCGTTCTCCGCcgtccccttctcccttctcaTCGAGGGACTGAACAAATTGCAACCCCGGTACTACTCtatctcatcctcgtccgctGTTCAGAAAGACAAGATCAGCATCACCGCCGTGGTTGAGTCTGTTCGCCTGCCCGGTGCCTCGCATTTTGTCAAAGGCGTCACCACCAACTACCTCTTGGCtttgaagcagaagcagaacGGCGATCCTTCCCCCGACCCTCACGGTATGACCTATGCTATCAAAGGCCCCCGGAACAAGTACGACGGCATCCACGTGCCTGTTCACGTCCGCCACTCCAATTTCAAGCTCCCCTCCGACCCCTCAAAGCCGATCATCATGGTTGGTCCCGGTACTGGCGTCGCTCCATTCCGTGGCTTCATCCAGGAGCGTGCCTCCTTGGCCGCCAAAGGCGAGAAGGTTGGCACCACTGTCCTGTTCTTCGGGTGTCGGAAGCGTGATGAGGATTTCTTGTACCAGGACGAATTTAAG ACCTATCAAGAGCAGATGGGTGACTCGCTGAAGATCATCACTGCTTTCTCTCGAGAAGGACCCAACAAGGTTTACGTCCAGCACCGTCTGAAGGAGCACGCTCAGCTGGTCAGTGACCTATTGAAGGAAAAAGCCAATTTCTACGTCTGCGGCGATGCTGCAAACATGGCCCGTGAGGTGAACATCGTCCTCGGTAGCATTATTGCTGAGCAACGCGGCATGCCATCTGAGAAGGGTGAGGAGATGGTCAAACACATGCGGAGCAGTGGCAGCTACCAGGAAGATGTCTGGTCATGA